The DNA region ccacaactctttgttttctgtccattagccagttccctatccatgaacacagactcttccccagtccttgcatcctcaaaagctgagcatgttagtcaaacaggacctgtctttagtaaacccatgttgatgctgagaaataagattattttctactatgaagtcatgtatagtatctcttagtaacccctcaaatagtttgcatacaactgatgttaagcttacaggtctataatttcctggatcagattttttgcccttcttaaataatgggaaaacgtgggctgtacgccaatccactgggactctgccagttgcaagagagtcacaaaagataagataaaggggcttagctataactgaacttaattcccttaggacccgaggatgcatgccatccgggccaggtgccttgtctatttttaatttatttagtcttgcctttacttcttcctgcgttaagtatttaatattacagttagaagattgagactcttctgcctctgtaatttgcaacagtgctgtttcctttgtgaagacagaagcaaagaaagcatttaataactctgccttaccttggtcattcaccattgagttcccaccctcatcctttaggagtcctatacagtcaacctttctttttttagagttgatgtacttgtaaaacttttttgggttagatttgatatccctagcgatttgattttcagcttcgatctttgccagcctaatttcttttttacaatttttattgcactccttataattgcttagtgcagcctcggtcccctcctgttttaggaccttataggcattctttttcctcttcattttatccctaacctttctattcatccatagaggcctttttttattcctagacattttgtttccaccgtcacctctccgctggtcctggcctcctctggtgttcacagtcacctctccgctggtcctggcctcctctggtgtTCACAGTCACCTCTCCGCCGGtcctggcctcctctggtgtTCACCGTCACCTCTCCGCCGGtcctggcctcctctggtgtCCACCGTCACCTCTCGGCTGGtcctggcctcctctggtgtTCACAGTCACCCCTCCGCCGGTCCTGGCATCTTCTGGTGTTCACCGTCACCTCTCCGCTGGtcctggcctcctctggtgtCCACCGTCACCTCTCCGCTGGTCCTGGCCTCCCCTGGTGTTCACAGTCACCTCTCCGCCGGtcctggcctcctctggtgtTCACCGTCACCTCTCCGCCGGtcctggcctcctctggtgtTCACCGTCACCTCTCCGCTGCTCCGGGCCTCCTCTGGTGTTCACCGTCACCTCTCCGCTGCTCCGGGCCTCCTCTGGTGTTCACCGTCACCTCTCCGCCGCTCCTGGCCTCTTCTGGTGTTCACTGTCACTTCTCCGCCGGtcctggcctcctctggtgtCCACCGTCTCCTCTCCGCTGGCCCTGGCCTCCTCTGGTGTTCACCGTCACCTCTCTGCCGGtcctggcctcctctggtgtgaccgtcacctctccgctggtcctggcctcctctggtgtTTGCCGTCACTTCTCCACCAAtcctggcctcctctggtgtTCCCCGTCACCTCTCCGCCTGtcctggcctcctctggtgtTCACCTACACCTCTCCGCCAGTCCTGGCCTCCTCTGGTGCTCACTTGTCACCACTCCGCCGGtcctggcctcctctggtgtTCACAGTCACCTCTCTGCCGCTCCGGGCCTCCTCTGGTGTTCACCATCACCTCTCCGCCGCtcctggcctcctctggtgtTTGCCGTCACTGCGAGCGCCTGTTCCACATGACACTGCCACATGTAGTGATGCCACTGTATGTCAAGTTACGTGGTACAAGCTCTCACTGTGACGCCAAACACCCGAGGAAGCCAGGAGGCCCGCTGGCGAAGAGGAgggactttaaaggacacctgaagtgagagagatatggaggctgccatttttatttcctgttaagcaataccagttgcctggctgtcctgctgatctctttggctgcagcagtatctgcatcacaccagaaacaagcttgcagctaatcttgtcagatctgacaataatgtcagaagcacctgatctgctgcatgcatgttcagggactatggctaaaagtattacaagcAGTGCATCAGCAGcaactgaaataaatatggcagcctccacatccctgtcactgcagctgtcctttaatGTATCTGCATGAGATTAGCCTCCAGACCTCAGAAGTTTGTAGTCCCGCTCCACTCCTGCCGATCTGAATCATCTGCATTCCTTTTGATGAGACGGCTACTTAAAAGGCCGCCTGACATTTTCTTTTGAAACTTAATAAGCCCGCACTTCCTGTCCTCATATAGAAATGCCGTAGACCCCGCCGGAATCTCAGAAGATGGCTTCATTAGAAAGGCAGCCCTCTGATTTCCATAAATGCCTGAATGTCATCCACATGAATTTATCATCGCAGACGGTCGCTGCTTCCAAATCACGCCGGACGGGTTGTGAAACTGTTCCATTTCCCGCTAGCTTCTCCCTGTCGGCCTTGATAATCCAGGCAGTTTCTCATTGTCCGTGTAGTTTGGGTGCCCCGTCCTCCGCACAGGCCTAGCCGTAAATCCAGTCCTCCGTGTCacgcatccacacacacacagacatacgttGTTATGAAATCTGATCATCAAGAtagattattatttatatagcgctgacatcttacgcatcACTGTACAGggtaatatatagatataataaTATCTTTAAATCATGTGTTTGAACAtaagcaattattattattattatttattattactatttatatagcgccgacatataacgcagcgctgtacagagtaagtatatatatatatttatacttcttgtcactaactgtccctcaaaaggagctcacaatctatctaatccctaccattgccatatgtctgtattatgtagtgtaagtactgtagtctagggccaatttttggggaagccaattaacttatccgtatgtttttggaatgtgggaggaaaccggagtacccggaggaaacccacgcagacacggagagaacatacaaactctttgcagatagtgccctggctgggattcgaaccagggacccagctctgcaaggcgagagagctaaccactacgccaccgtgctgccctgttcctgtagcaaaaaaaatgcaTTGGATATTGTTGCTATAAACAGTAAAAGGGCCTTTAAGGTCGGGAAATAATTTATGTTGGAGATCCATTTCTCGCTTAAGTGGGTGGCTTCTTATTCACCACAGAGTTTCCCCCGTGAATGTGGAGGGGGTGAAAGAGGCTCGGCGTGGTTTGCGGGTGAAAGGGGCTCGGCAGGGTTTGCAGGTGAAAGGGACTCGGCAGGGTTTGCGGGTGAAAGGGGCTCGGCAGGGTTTGCAGGTGAAAGGGGCTCGGCGTGGTTTGCAGGTGAAAGGGGCTTGGCAGGGTTTGCGGGTGAAAGTGGCTTGGCAGGGTTTGCAGGTGAAAGGGGCTTGGCAGGGTTTGCGGGTGAAAGTGGCTCGGCAGGGTTTGCGGGTGAAAGTGGCTCGGCAGGGTTTGCGGGTGAAAGGGGCTCGGCGTGGTTTACGGGTGAAAGTGGCTCGGCGTGGTTTGCGGGTGAAAGGGGCTCGGCAGGGTTTGCGGGTGAAAGGGGCTCGGCAGGGTTTGCGGGTGAAAGGGGCTCGGCGTGGTTTGCGGGTGAAAGTGGATCGGCGTGGTTTGCGGGTGAAAGTGGCTCGGCATGGTTTGCGGGTGAAAGTGGCTCGGCGTGGTTTGCGGATGAAAGGGGCTCGGCAGGGTTTGCGGGTGAAAGGGGCTCAGCGTGGTTTGCGGGTGAAAGGGGCTCGGCAGGGTTTGCGGGTGAAAGGGGCTCGGCGTGGTTTGCGGGTGAAAGGGGCTCGGCAGGGTTTGCGGGTGAAAGTGGCTCAGCGTGGTTTGCGGGTGAAAGGGGCTCGGCGTGGTTTGCGGGTGAAAGTGGCTCGGCAGGGTTTGCGGGTGAAAGGGGCTCAGCGTGGTTTGCGGGTGAAAGGGGCTCAGCGTGGTTTGCGGGTGAAAGGGGCTCGGCGTGGTTTGCGGGTGAAAGCGGCTCGGCGTGGTTTGCGGGTGAAAGGGACTCGGCGATTTTGCGGGTGAAAGGGGCTCGGCAGGGTTTGCGGGTGAAAGGGGCTCAGCGTGGTTTGCGGGTGAAAGTGGCTCGGCATGGTTTGCGGGTGAAAGTGGCTCGGCGTGGTTTGCGGATGAAAGGGGCTCGGCAGGGTTTGCGGGTGAAAGGGGCTCAGCGTGGTTTGCGGGTGAAAGGGGCTCAGCGTGGTTTGCGGGTGAAAGGGGCTCGGCGTGGTTTGCGGGTGAAAGTGGCTCGGCAGGGTTTGCGGGTGAAAGGGGCTCAGCGTGGTTTGCGGGTGAAAGAGGCTCAGCGTGGTTTGCGGGTGAAAGGGACTCGGCGATTTTGCGGGTGAAAGGGGCTCGGCAGGGTTTGCGGGTGAAAGCGGCTCGGCGTGGTTTGCGGGTGAAAGGGACTCGGCGATTTTGCGGGTGAAAG from Hyperolius riggenbachi isolate aHypRig1 chromosome 11, aHypRig1.pri, whole genome shotgun sequence includes:
- the LOC137537980 gene encoding uncharacterized protein, with product MEADGGRLIRIQRLSHPKSHLSAGPGLLWCSQSPLRRSWPPLVFTVTSPPVLASSGVHRHLSAGPGLLWCSQSPLRRSWHLLVFTVTSPLVLASSGVHRHLSAGPGLPWCSQSPLRRSWPPLVFTVTSPPVLASSGVHRHLSAAPGLLWCSPSPLRCSGPPLVFTVTSPPLLASSGVHCHFSAGPGLLWCPPSPLRWPWPPLVFTVTSLPVLASSGVTVTSPLVLASSGVCRHFSTNPGLLWCSPSPLRLSWPPLVFTYTSPPVLASSGAHLSPLRRSWPPLVFTVTSLPLRASSGVHHHLSAAPGLLWCLPSLRAPVPHDTATCSDATVCQVTWYKLSL